From the Syntrophales bacterium genome, the window GTTTTTCAGAAACTTATCTATCTCTTCAAGAACTTCCTCAACTGTTTCCACCCTTATTAAAATTCCTTCTTCCTCGATTTCAAATTCCGGGCAGTGGAGACCAACAACGGGGGTCCCGCTCTTCAGTGCAACGGCTATTTCAGAAAGGGTGCCTGAGCCACCGCTCAGTGCAACCATAAGATGCGGTGTCTTGGCATTGATTACATTTCTGGCATCAGACATGCCGGTATAGATAGGGATATCAACAAATTCATTGGGATATCCTTTAAGAGGGAACTTCCTCTCACTGGGGAGTATGGCAATCACTAAGCCTCCGGCTCGATGTGCCCCTTCGGAAGCTGCCTTCATCAGACCATCCCCCCCTCCCGTAAGGAGAACATGACCTTTTCTGGCAATTCCTTCTCCAAGGCGATAGGCATTTTTCATTGTGGCGGGATTCCCCTTGTGGCTTCCCATGATGCCGACAATAAAAGGTTTCCGGTTAACTAAAAGTTTTGACATCTTCTCTCCCTCCAGAGTCATAATCCCCCCTCAGTCTTTATTCTCAACAACTGCGTTTTTTGCGCAGATATTGGTACCAGTTCAAGCAGCAAGATTTAGTTAAGAGTGTAAAGTGAACTAAAGTGCCTAAAGTTAAAAAATGCGCTTTCAGCGCAGCCTGTTTCGAATTTGACCGCGCCGAAGGCGTGTACATTAACTTTAGCTCACTTTAGGCACTTCAAACTTTA encodes:
- a CDS encoding TIGR00725 family protein, which codes for MTLEGEKMSKLLVNRKPFIVGIMGSHKGNPATMKNAYRLGEGIARKGHVLLTGGGDGLMKAASEGAHRAGGLVIAILPSERKFPLKGYPNEFVDIPIYTGMSDARNVINAKTPHLMVALSGGSGTLSEIAVALKSGTPVVGLHCPEFEIEEEGILIRVETVEEVLEEIDKFLKNKKT